A portion of the Nitratidesulfovibrio termitidis HI1 genome contains these proteins:
- a CDS encoding amino acid ABC transporter ATP-binding protein — protein MIKFDHVHKWYASGLHVLQDITLEIKQGEVVVICGPSGSGKSTLIRCINKLEPIQKGHIVVDGVDINDPRTNLTMLRAEVGFVFQQFNLYPHMTVLENITLAPLLVRNTPRAEAEKTAMELLEKVNIPDKAGAYPGQLSGGQQQRVAIARGLAMKPRIMLFDEPTSALDPEMINEVLDVMRQLAREGMTMVCVTHEMGFAREVADRVIFMDQGVMVEENTPEAFFSNPVHDRTKEFLSKILTH, from the coding sequence GTGATCAAATTCGACCATGTGCACAAGTGGTACGCCAGCGGACTGCATGTGCTGCAGGATATCACCCTTGAAATCAAGCAGGGCGAGGTTGTCGTCATCTGCGGACCCAGCGGGTCCGGCAAGAGCACGCTGATCCGCTGCATCAACAAGCTGGAGCCCATCCAGAAGGGCCACATCGTCGTCGACGGCGTGGACATCAACGACCCGCGCACCAACCTCACCATGCTGCGCGCCGAAGTGGGCTTCGTCTTCCAGCAGTTCAACCTGTATCCGCACATGACCGTGCTGGAAAACATCACCCTGGCCCCGTTGCTGGTGCGCAACACCCCCCGCGCCGAAGCCGAAAAAACGGCCATGGAACTGCTGGAAAAGGTGAACATTCCCGACAAGGCGGGCGCCTACCCCGGCCAGCTTTCCGGCGGGCAGCAGCAGCGCGTGGCCATCGCGCGCGGCCTGGCCATGAAGCCGCGCATCATGCTGTTCGACGAACCCACCAGCGCGCTGGACCCGGAAATGATCAACGAGGTGCTCGACGTCATGCGCCAGCTTGCCCGCGAGGGCATGACCATGGTCTGCGTGACGCACGAAATGGGCTTTGCCCGTGAAGTGGCCGACCGGGTCATCTTCATGGATCAGGGCGTCATGGTGGAAGAAAACACCCCCGAGGCGTTCTTCAGCAATCCCGTCCACGACCGCACCAAGGAATTTCTCAGCAAGATTCTGACGCACTAG
- a CDS encoding pirin family protein has translation MPRNVELVLHGEPVTEGAGVRLRRMFGYYEAPMFDPFLLLDDFRSDRPEDFIRGFPWHPHRGIETITYILRGDVEHGDSMGNKGVISSGDVQWMTAGSGIIHQEMPKGDAHGAMHGFQLWANLPASHKMMEPRYRSITADEIPVAQLPQGVTAKVIAGTVPGAAGPVTGPAADIVTDPGYLDLTIPAGVTHEHPVPHGHTAIAYVIDGTGVIIGTVGETAGETAVANRTLALFKRADGAHATEGNDTVAFRADADGLRLLLFTGRPLGEPVAWRGPIVMNTDAELETAFHEVRAGTFIRHPTPGGLDR, from the coding sequence ATGCCGAGAAACGTCGAACTCGTCCTGCACGGGGAACCGGTCACCGAAGGCGCAGGCGTGCGGCTGCGCCGCATGTTCGGCTACTACGAGGCCCCCATGTTCGACCCGTTCCTGCTGCTGGACGACTTTCGCTCCGACAGGCCGGAGGACTTCATCAGGGGCTTTCCGTGGCACCCGCACCGGGGCATCGAAACCATCACCTACATCCTGCGCGGCGACGTGGAACACGGCGACAGCATGGGCAACAAGGGGGTGATTTCTTCCGGCGACGTGCAGTGGATGACGGCGGGCAGCGGCATCATCCACCAGGAAATGCCCAAGGGCGACGCGCATGGGGCCATGCACGGGTTCCAGCTGTGGGCCAACCTGCCCGCCAGCCACAAGATGATGGAGCCGCGCTACCGCAGCATCACGGCGGATGAAATCCCCGTGGCGCAACTGCCGCAGGGCGTGACGGCCAAGGTCATCGCCGGGACGGTTCCCGGCGCGGCGGGACCGGTGACGGGACCAGCGGCGGACATCGTCACCGACCCCGGCTACCTGGACCTGACCATTCCGGCGGGGGTGACCCACGAGCACCCCGTGCCGCACGGGCATACCGCCATTGCCTACGTCATCGACGGCACGGGAGTGATTATCGGGACAGTCGGGGAGACGGCAGGGGAAACCGCCGTGGCCAACCGAACCCTGGCGCTGTTCAAACGGGCCGACGGCGCACACGCAACAGAGGGCAACGACACCGTGGCCTTCCGGGCGGACGCGGACGGCCTGCGCCTTCTGCTGTTCACGGGCCGCCCGCTGGGCGAGCCCGTGGCATGGCGCGGCCCCATCGTCATGAACACCGACGCGGAACTGGAAACGGCGTTCCACGAGGTGCGGGCGGGCACCTTCATCCGCCATCCGACACCTGGCGGGCTGGACCGATAG
- a CDS encoding sensor histidine kinase yields the protein MTSEQPPAPPVPPVPPVPPNPPSNSSPPAPPPVLGPDHVSERVRAKLADYTRYNFSARRICAFNVFFDLAQEFDALPDLYALAVLVPRILFDMQAELYVLDASGVLVRRNPDMPPFADNPPQRDHLAEGPHMQDGQYRIPVRGRHADRESLPFTPVGDVLGMMVLHPAAPLTDHDRFYYEKYANRVGFQLHNRLLHMKNREHIRFIRSLVHDIGHNVIVPNMYFKLLFRQLEGKIQAMGELRETLSAGGRMPSGPEAEAIRQLGYLHERLDEQYREIYRHFLQSSLFLETLLRQSHFDQGHYVLQKTEIDIAQRVVLPQLERFRARLEEKGITVRMNMRPDCEHVRVSADVGLISQVLANLLSNAVKYTRPTPGARRLAVRCRICRVADAFGPGKPGARVEVFTTGPAVADDDSPHLFEPDFRGSNTLGEYGTGHGLHFVREIVDLHGGRVGYEAQEGGNAFFFLLPCDTPPRD from the coding sequence ATGACGTCCGAACAGCCCCCCGCCCCCCCAGTTCCGCCGGTCCCACCGGTCCCCCCCAATCCGCCGTCCAATTCCTCTCCCCCCGCTCCGCCGCCCGTGCTGGGCCCCGACCACGTTTCCGAACGCGTCCGGGCCAAGCTGGCCGACTACACGCGCTACAACTTCAGCGCGCGGCGGATCTGCGCCTTCAACGTGTTCTTCGACCTGGCCCAGGAATTCGACGCCCTGCCCGACCTGTACGCCCTGGCCGTGCTGGTGCCGCGCATCCTGTTCGACATGCAGGCCGAGCTGTACGTGCTGGACGCCTCGGGCGTTCTGGTGCGCCGCAATCCGGACATGCCCCCCTTCGCGGACAACCCGCCCCAGCGCGACCACTTGGCGGAAGGGCCGCACATGCAGGACGGGCAGTACCGCATCCCCGTGCGGGGTCGCCATGCCGACCGCGAAAGCCTGCCCTTCACCCCCGTGGGCGACGTGCTGGGCATGATGGTGCTGCACCCCGCAGCCCCCCTTACCGATCACGACCGCTTCTACTACGAAAAATACGCCAACCGCGTGGGGTTCCAACTGCACAACAGGCTGCTGCACATGAAGAACCGCGAGCACATCCGGTTCATCCGCAGCCTGGTGCACGACATCGGCCACAATGTCATCGTACCCAACATGTACTTCAAGCTGCTGTTCCGGCAGCTGGAAGGCAAGATACAGGCCATGGGCGAACTGCGTGAAACCCTCAGCGCGGGCGGGCGCATGCCCAGCGGGCCAGAGGCGGAGGCCATCCGCCAGTTGGGCTACCTGCACGAGCGGCTGGACGAGCAGTACCGCGAAATCTATCGCCATTTCCTGCAGTCCAGCCTGTTCCTGGAAACGCTGCTGCGCCAGAGCCACTTCGACCAGGGGCACTACGTGCTCCAGAAGACGGAAATCGACATCGCCCAGCGCGTGGTGCTGCCGCAGTTGGAACGCTTCCGGGCGCGGCTGGAGGAAAAGGGCATCACGGTGCGCATGAACATGCGCCCGGACTGCGAGCACGTGCGCGTTTCCGCCGACGTGGGGCTGATCAGCCAGGTGCTGGCCAACCTGCTGTCCAACGCGGTGAAGTACACCCGCCCCACGCCGGGCGCGAGGCGCCTGGCCGTGCGCTGCCGCATCTGCCGCGTGGCCGACGCCTTCGGCCCCGGCAAGCCCGGTGCGCGGGTGGAGGTGTTCACCACCGGCCCTGCCGTGGCCGATGACGACTCCCCCCACCTGTTCGAACCGGACTTCCGGGGGTCCAACACCCTTGGTGAATACGGCACCGGGCACGGCCTGCACTTCGTGCGGGAAATCGTGGACCTGCATGGCGGGCGCGTGGGCTACGAGGCGCAGGAAGGCGGCAACGCCTTCTTCTTCCTGCTGCCCTGCGACACCCCGCCCCGCGATTGA
- a CDS encoding YceI family protein, whose product MTTGHTVRKIGLAAARAFVEGRTGIVLDVMVPEHFEQRHIPGAVQACVHEVVFCDAVAALAPDRTAPVLVYGAGAGSLDGRMAAEKLLRQGHADVRWFAGGLEAWCGAGLPLEGNAPHVRPDAHPPVVMPDGRYALDAAASVIRWTGRNDNGAHHGTVNCAGGTLAFSRGRGTGDLRMDMRTIRDLDIADDALRPVLEAHLASDDFFFTTLFPQAALEDMALTPLPSATATTPNYRLAGLFILRGVHRKLALNVAVRSLGDAGGLALAGHCDLDRTRWGVLYGSARFFRHLGYHRVDDAISLDFRLVYTPAGRR is encoded by the coding sequence ATGACCACGGGGCACACGGTTCGCAAGATCGGGCTCGCGGCAGCGCGGGCCTTCGTGGAAGGGCGCACGGGCATCGTCCTGGACGTGATGGTGCCGGAGCACTTCGAGCAGCGGCACATCCCCGGCGCGGTGCAGGCCTGCGTGCACGAGGTGGTGTTCTGCGACGCCGTGGCCGCGCTGGCCCCGGACCGCACGGCGCCAGTGCTGGTCTATGGGGCGGGCGCGGGCTCGCTGGACGGACGCATGGCGGCGGAAAAGCTGCTACGCCAGGGGCACGCCGACGTGCGCTGGTTCGCGGGCGGGCTGGAGGCATGGTGCGGCGCGGGCCTGCCGCTGGAAGGCAACGCCCCCCATGTCCGCCCGGATGCGCACCCGCCGGTGGTCATGCCCGATGGCCGGTATGCGCTGGACGCGGCGGCTTCCGTCATCCGCTGGACAGGCCGCAACGACAACGGCGCGCACCACGGCACCGTGAACTGCGCCGGGGGGACGCTGGCCTTCTCGCGCGGGCGCGGCACGGGCGATCTGCGCATGGACATGCGCACCATCCGGGACCTGGACATTGCCGACGACGCGCTGCGCCCGGTGCTGGAAGCACATCTGGCCTCGGACGACTTCTTCTTCACCACCCTGTTCCCGCAGGCCGCGCTGGAGGACATGGCCCTCACGCCGCTGCCCTCGGCCACGGCCACCACCCCCAACTACCGGCTGGCAGGGCTATTCATCCTGCGGGGCGTGCACAGAAAACTGGCGCTGAACGTGGCCGTGCGCAGCCTCGGCGATGCGGGCGGTCTGGCCCTGGCCGGGCACTGCGACCTGGATCGCACCCGCTGGGGCGTGCTGTACGGATCGGCGCGCTTCTTCAGGCACCTGGGCTACCACCGGGTGGATGACGCCATCTCGCTGGATTTCCGGCTGGTGTACACACCTGCCGGGCGTCGGTGA
- a CDS encoding tetratricopeptide repeat protein, whose protein sequence is MVPQVLGVYVSMRTERTGMGTTSREVSQKIYWLAACQADGAEGPAGPGQPERASQAGLASQAGLGSQAGKADGGRYILQPLTEAHLPSGLVKDLPEADFIEHFLPDTDCYEKFIRPAAEALAAYIDDLPADVPFSVEQFSPLALPFDQLRVLDGLLAVLRGRPGLVPRAHDVPDLRAMLAGMRQLRMVPDFQNRVAGVAIGLRKRGDYAAAEYYYERALAVSGQEDRILFNLARVYYETGRPQKAADCLRRALAANPGLAVAEQFLRFVLTGMRSGGSEGGEAPDASQPESGPDKSHPDNADPDDAASAAPEAGTSGAARSGA, encoded by the coding sequence ATGGTGCCGCAGGTATTGGGGGTGTATGTTTCCATGCGCACCGAGCGCACGGGCATGGGCACCACGAGCAGGGAAGTTTCGCAAAAGATCTACTGGCTGGCCGCCTGTCAGGCCGACGGGGCAGAGGGCCCCGCCGGGCCGGGCCAGCCGGAACGGGCAAGTCAGGCAGGACTGGCAAGTCAGGCAGGACTGGGAAGTCAGGCAGGGAAGGCAGACGGCGGGCGGTACATCCTGCAACCACTGACCGAGGCGCATCTGCCCTCGGGGTTGGTGAAGGATCTGCCGGAGGCCGATTTCATCGAGCACTTCCTGCCCGACACGGACTGTTACGAAAAGTTCATCCGCCCGGCAGCCGAGGCGCTGGCCGCCTATATCGACGACTTGCCCGCTGACGTGCCCTTTTCGGTGGAGCAGTTCAGCCCGCTGGCCCTGCCCTTCGACCAGTTGCGCGTGCTGGACGGGTTGCTGGCCGTGCTGCGGGGCAGGCCGGGGCTGGTGCCCCGCGCGCACGACGTGCCCGACCTGCGGGCCATGCTGGCGGGCATGCGCCAGTTGCGCATGGTGCCCGACTTCCAGAACCGCGTGGCCGGGGTGGCCATTGGCCTGCGCAAGCGCGGCGATTACGCGGCGGCGGAATATTATTACGAGCGCGCACTGGCCGTGAGCGGCCAGGAAGACCGCATCCTGTTCAATCTGGCGCGGGTGTACTACGAGACGGGGCGACCCCAGAAGGCCGCCGACTGCCTGCGCCGCGCGCTGGCGGCCAATCCGGGGCTGGCCGTGGCCGAGCAGTTCCTGCGCTTTGTCCTGACCGGGATGCGCTCCGGCGGGTCCGAAGGGGGCGAGGCGCCAGACGCGTCTCAGCCGGAATCTGGCCCGGACAAGTCTCACCCTGACAACGCCGATCCGGATGATGCGGCATCGGCTGCGCCCGAGGCGGGCACTTCGGGGGCAGCCCGCTCCGGCGCATGA
- a CDS encoding PilZ domain-containing protein, translating to MSDDRRVFPRLQLDCPCFVTLRRDAGDLPCMLGNISAGGVMLQLPPFCATEGLPFGEVVNLVEVPKALADALEGAQGRVAWCSGVQAGICFDDVLPFNVDDIMDMLDEVC from the coding sequence ATGAGCGACGACCGCCGCGTCTTTCCCCGGCTGCAACTGGATTGCCCCTGTTTCGTCACCCTGCGCCGCGACGCCGGAGACCTGCCGTGCATGCTCGGCAACATCAGCGCGGGCGGGGTGATGCTGCAACTGCCCCCCTTCTGCGCGACGGAAGGACTGCCCTTTGGCGAAGTGGTGAACCTGGTCGAGGTGCCCAAGGCCCTGGCCGATGCCCTGGAAGGGGCGCAGGGCCGGGTGGCCTGGTGCAGCGGCGTGCAGGCGGGCATCTGCTTCGACGATGTGCTGCCCTTCAACGTGGACGACATCATGGACATGCTGGACGAGGTCTGCTGA